The genomic interval ATTGAGTTCTAAAACCTCAGAGAGAGTGTGGTCAGTGTTGAAAGCACAGTCAAAACCACCTTTCTTACTTATCATCACTTTTTCTCTTGGGCAGTGGAAGAGTAACAGACTCTGACATTCCAGAAGAAATATTATCAGCCTAAAACATTCTCACCTGCCTTGGAGACCCATGACATTTTTCCCTCAATTTTGTTGAAGTTCACCTTGAGACTGTTTCCTGGGTGagttttgtatatttatatgttaatacAAAGTAACAAAAGATGGTAAGGATGaccctatgtgcaagacagcaagaaagacataaagaacagattacttttggactctgtgggagaagccaagggtgggatgatttgagagaagggtattgaaacatgtatattaccatatgcaaaatagatgaccagtccaagttcagtgcatgaaacaggacactcaaaactggtgccctgggatgacccagagagtCATAGactgatggggtggggagggaggtgggagggggtttgggataggggacacatgtacacccatggctgacatgtcaatgtgtggcaaaaaccaccacaacattgagaaataattaacctccaattaaagtaaattaatttaaaaaaataaaagtgttcatTAAGGGCTACAACATTATCTTGACCAAAACATATTCTCTAGGTCTGACCCAGAATTTTgtggggagaaaaataaaatctcaaaaaaaccaaaaccaaaaaagtaCCATCACATCCAGCAGCTGAATTTCACTGGAGTTATACATGCTTTCTCTGGGAGTAACATGTATGCTATAATGTATTCACAAGTGTAGGGATATCTGAAGATCTGTTCTAAAATTAAGTTTGATAAGTGACTTCCAtgattgtccagtggttaggactccacaatTCCACTGCcaggaacctgggtttgatccctggttggggaaccaagatcctgcaaactgtgtggtacagccaaaggaaaaaaaaaaggaattaaatttattaataccAGCTAACTCTGGCTGTCTCAAATCTGGAAATTAGCCCAtgattttcattcatctctaCGTGGAGCCCAGGGTGATACCTGGGTCTTGCCTTTGCCCTATTCATTTCTACACTGATGAACTCATTTTCTGTGAACTGCTGGGTACCTCGTTCAAACTCTGAGATCAAACACTTGTCTAAACAAGAGTCTGGGAGTCTTATTGTTATTGCCTTCTGAGAGGGACAATTGTATTGATTTGAGAGAAAGGTTTAAGACCGTAGGGTTATTTGACTTGATGTTCAAAAGAGGCAGAGCTTGTCAAATGCCTTCCAGTCCATAAAGGGctgatattaaaaggaaaaaaaaattaattcaggtCATCCATCCACCATCTCTCTTCTTCTTGAGGACAGTCAAAGGGTCCCCATCGAGGATGCACTGAAAGTGCCTGTCAAAGGACTTGAGAATCCCTAACGGCACCAGAGCCAAGAAGGGAAGTCTTCATGTTTATGGAACATTACCTGACACAATAAAAGCATTCCCTCCCCAGAGCAACTACCTGCAGAGAGTGAATGAGAAGAGGGGGTCTTCAAGGCAATTAATCTTTGCCTTCATCTGTGCCCCCTGAGAACACCTCTGAATCCTTTCTGGGCTAGGTGCAAGGGGAACACTCACAACCTTGCTTCCGAGAAAGCCCCATTTGAGATTCTCTCTTCAGCAGTCCTGCTCATGAAAGCAACCCATTCCTTAAAGGCCCCTCCCAGTGGTCACATCATTTTTATAGACTGATGAACTATTTGCACTCAGAACCCCCGTGAGTCCTCCCAGAACTGTCCAGGGCTCTAGAAGATTGAAACGCATGCTGAAAGCAGTGTGTTCCCTGGAGTTCCTATAGCTTGATGCTGCATAAAATGTTGTAATGTTTGCAACAACAAAGACTGCATACTACAGGTCTACCTGACCCTTGTGTCTTTAATGTAGTTTACAGCATTGTAACAGAGccagaaaaattgaaatcaatGTATTTAATTTCAAAGAGACAATGTGGATATTTATTATCAAACACAAGTCATGTCTGAAGGGAGTGAGGCTTAAGCCTTCAACCTGGGCTTCACCACCACATAGCCCCTAGCTTGATAAGTCAGGGCCCTCCAATTCAAGATGTTGCCGTTGTAACAGGTGGGGCAAAAGTTCTTTAAGGAGACCACACGATCCCACAAGTACACATCCCAGATCTCCCCAACAAAGGATTGTTTGGCatgaaaacttcccccaaatgAATCCTGCTCCTGTCCCAAGATGATTTTTGCATCTCCTCCCAAAGTGTACCCTTTCCTCAAACCCTTCCTCCCCACGGGCTTGCTGTTCACCCAGAGTTCAGCAATCCCAGAGATAGACTCCCAGCTGACACAGAGATGGACCGGGCCATGACGGAGGTGGGGGACCTTGAACACGACCTTGGCGTTCCCAATGCACAGTTCGTACTCTCCCTTTTTGCTGGCAAAGAGACGCAGCTCATTGTCTCTAGACTTCGTGCTGTAGGAGAAGAGGCTGTAGGTGCGAGTGAGGTCTGTGAAGGCTTTCAGGCACAGAGTGAAGCTCCTCAGCGGCTTCCTCACCCTGGGGATCAGGGTCACGTAGGCTGTGTCTGATTGTTCAGGGAAAATAAACACCTTCCCTCCCAAGTctgtggaggagaaaaaaaaatggtgacaAAAAAATCTGTCAGTTCTCTTGTTTGATTTGCTCTCTCTGCAGATCGTGGACTGCTTCTTGATAGAGTATATTCAGCATTTACAAGGTGCCTATCAGTGCATTATTTATATAAGCAGAGTGTGTTAAAAGGCAGGTTTTGCTACAGTTGTTCGGATAGAAAGAAGAATTGAAGATGGTCTCTATCAACCCCCTCTGTCACCTTCTTTGCAGGTTTCATCTAGGTGGAACACAAACACCAGTCACAGAAAATGAAGCACAGCTGGCTCGTGGAGTGAAAACCTTAAAGTCTGCAGCATCCCATCCTCTCCCAATGCTGATCATCTTCTGAGATGTCAGTGATCTAAATATCACCCTATGCGTGATGTCTGACCTTGTCAGTATACAGACCTGGAGTAAAATAGCATAGTTAGCCAGAGAGTGGGGTTTTGAATAAATTTTTACTGATAATGAAACAATAGAGAAGTGTCTCAAACTTGAGAAGATGGGGTTGTGCTTAATGGATataacagaaagggagaaaaaaaaaggctgcCAGAACATGAATGCTCTTTAACTGCTAATAAAAACCAAGCTTTTTTGGTTGCACTTCTGCATCataattttttccttaaacttATCTCACTCAATCTTCATAAACAACTCTTTGCTAGTTTGATGTCATTCTTATACGCATTTCATAGGTGAAGAAAATGAGGATTAGACTTCAGCAATTTCACAAAAACAGCAATTCAATTAGTTTGGGAGAAACTGGTTCTCTATGTAAAGTCCAAGATTGttctaaaattttgtatttcctCTCATGTGACCCAGACCAAAAGATTGAGAAGGATCAGAGAATGACCACCCTAACCCCTGTAATAACCTCTTTTTCTAATAAAAGTTTTGCATAGCCGTTCTTGTTCTCTCAGGTGAGAGGTAATGGTGTTCCCATGTAATGAGCATAGCCAGCTATCCTTTCTCTAGCCCCAGGGCTTCCTTATGCCAGGCATACCCTGATTCATAAGCATCTGTGGTGGTTTTAAAAATACGTCCAAAATAGTTCTCTTCTCCTTAATTGTAGGCTAACTTGCTACTAAAGAATAGAATACAGCAGAACCAAGACAAGTGACAGAAGATTAGATTATGAAAAGACGGTGCTTTTTTAAAGCTgcttcaaaattttatttctttttaaattgtttaaatttaatttttattttatattggagtataggtgatttacaatgttgtgtcataCAGGTATACAGTTTCAGGAATACAGCTAAgcgtatgtgtatacatatatacacatatatatgtacatgtctaCATGTACATACCATTCTTTTTTAGACActtttcctatataggttattatacaatattgaatagagttccctgtcctgtacagtatgtccttgttgattgtttattttatatataatagtgtctacgtgttaaccccaaactcctatttatccctcccctccactcACTTCCCCTTTAGGAACcatgagtttgttctctgtgtctatgagtctgtttctgttttgtaaagaagtcagtttgtatcatttctttttagattatgCATATAAGaaacatcatatggtatttctctttctctctctgacttacttcactcagtatgacactctctacgTTCATGCATGTTGCTGTAGATgggattatttcattttttttaatggctgagtaatggtccattatacacacacatatatatataccacatcttctttatccattcatctaggtTCCTAGGACATTTAGGCtgattccatgtcttggctattgtaaacagcactgcaataaacattggggtgcatgtatcttttctaattatagttttctctggatatatgcccaggaatgggattgctggatcatatggtagttctatttttagttttttaagaaagactATCCTTTTGTGCTGGGCACTTTCTCTCTGTTAGATTTCTCACTGTTGGAGAAGCTAGTTGCTATGTTATAGACTGCTTGATAGAAAGGTCCAGTTGGCAAGGAACTAAGGGCAGCCTCGAGCCAATAGCCAGTGAAGAACTGAGACCCTCAACCCAACAACCTGTAAGGGCTGAATCCTGACGATAACCATGTGAGTGATCTAGGAAGCAGATCCTCCCCAAGTCAAGTCTTCAGATGAGAGGATGTCTCTGCTTGACTGACTGCAACTCATGAGAAACCTAGAGTCAGAATCATCCAGCTGAGCTGTTCCctgattcttgacctgcagaaAGTATGAGACcactaaatgtttgttgttttaagctgctacaTTTTAAGGTGATGCAATACTGCCATAGGTGACTTATACCATCCTTCATTCACCTGTTCCtcaaaacagcagcagcagtaaccaAAGGAGCTGTCCTTCAGTTCCCCTGAGACTTGGACAAAACTTTATCCAAACAGAACTTAGGACCTACCTTTCTGCGGCATGCCCTCTGGGAGGAAGGCGAAGAGCAGGACAGCCAGAAGAAGCTTCTCCATCCTGTGCTCCTTGGGTCTTCAGGAGTAGTGGGAGGAACAGCAGTGGTCATACCAGTGGAGAGATGCTCACTCTTTGGCTTCTTATATTGTGCTTTTAGAGGCACTCCCCTTGTTCTCCCAACAGAAGGCAAAGCTGTAGATGGTAAATATTAACTGAACCAGGATATGATTTAGAAAcaaatttgtttactttttggtCTATTGTTTCAGTTGTagagtctttcctttctcttttaactGTTCTATTTCCTGCTCAGCTGTGCCATTCACGTCTTCCCACAAGAAAAAGAGGCTCTACGGCCTCCTAAAAGTGtgatagtgttagtcacttcagtcatgtccaactcttttgcgaccccagtggactggagtgggtagccgttcccttctccagtggatcttcctgacccagggattgaacacaggtctcctgcattgtttaGAGACTGGGGTATCACCACGGAGAAACGAACATTTACTGATTCAGGCAGCTGTGAACTTCAAGAGAGTGGAGATCTAGCTCTTGTGATCTTGATGATGAAGCTGCCAAGATGTCTGTAAAGGAGCTCCTAGATTATGGGTGTTAAGATAATGGCCTTCACCTGGAATCTGGACATCAACTGGGAAATAAGCTCAAAGAGAGGGTCTGTGTGGGTGGATAGACTGAGCCCATCTTGAGAGGGCACAGAATAGTGCTTGGATACTGGGAACAAGCCAGTTCCTCAGAGTGAACTAATTTAGGTGTTTCCAGGCTGATTATCTAGGGCTCTTGGTTGCAAACAACAAAAGACACTGTATTAGTGGTGACAGTTTATTTCTACCTAATTAAGCTGTGCAACAAACCACCTcaaaactcagtttttaaaacaataaacaatTATTTAGTTCATGAGTATGTGTATTGTTGGTTTGGGCTTCGGGATTTTTTGGTCTCAGCTGGGTGATTAACAGCAAGTCAGCTAGTTGGACAATAATATTATATGAGTCAGAAATGGTGCGATGGGAATTAGAGCATTTTAAAATCCttgtcttttttgtataattttagGTTGGTTTAAATCAGTCTTGATTTCTCCTACTCTCCTTTAATTCTCAAACTATATTCAGTTACATATAAAATCAAGAATTGcctaaggaatttttaaaattatttttcatagtatgtttatataacataaaataaatgctattttttaaaaaaatatgttactTTAGATCAATATATTGCAATTAAAGTTTACATTGCAAGTTAATTTTATTAAAGACTTTAATAATATTCATGCTACATATCTAAAAAGACAAATTTGGCTTACCCACATTTAATAAGTGCTTCACATTATTGAATTAATTTTAACTATGAAAGCAAGAACACAATTTGTGGACAGATTCAAAGTGACATTTTGTATACCTCATTTCATTTGgggataaaaataaacatattaaaatgaaGTTTGAAGTTGAACTACTTTTTGCTACAtcagaaatatacaaaaatatctttgatgattttgatttgtgtttctgatCCCTGTGTTCAGAGCCTAAACACgcacccaatttaaaaaatataaaactattattGCTAGATTCTAAGTAAGGTCCTCCATCAGTATCTGTGGGGGCTATCCCCCATATTTAAATTAATGGATGCTCTATTTCTGTGTATAAAATGGttcagtatttgcatataacagaCACACATCCTCCTGTACACTATGAATCATCTCCAGATTACTTACAATGCCTAATGCaatgtaacttatatgcaaataGTTGTTGGTGCATGGTAAATAACCATGGTGAATTCAaggtttgctttttggaactttctggaattttttttcctaaatattataGAACTGCAGTTAGTTGAATCCATGGATAGAACCCAtagatatgaagagccaactgtGTTTACCTTCCAAGGGCTTAATTAAGTGCTAATGACATCTTGATGTGCTGTGCTGAAGAATATTTACAACATTAGAATCTTTTTGTCAATCAGTAtggataaatttcaaaaatacataaatttaaaataatatcatatGTTTATAATTAATTAGTACAGACAGGTTCAATACATAAACATGCAAGAGAAAAATACACACATTCTCAGTGTGGTTACCTCTACAGAAGCAAGAAGTAAGGAAGGGGAAAGAGTGAAGGGGGTTTCAGATTGTATCCATAAATGttactatcttaaaaaaaaaagagataggaaACAATTATGACAAATATGGCATGGCAAAAGTATGGTATGTATAGTATTTGTTATACAATTTTATAATTTGGCTcttttgtaaatttaaaattttcacaggtgttattttttgtttttaaagataaaatatcagGTGAATTTTGAGTGATCATTTTTATAGTTCTTATTTACGTGCTATATTTCAATATGAATATTCCTTACAGCCCATAAATTTAACCAGTGATGACTTAAAGATACAAGTTAAACAGATATATGACTGATGGGAAAAAAAGAGTGTAAAATGACATGATGGTCAAAATCGCCAAGTCTCTTGCAGTGATGACTTCTCAGGGTGGTTGAGTCATGAACAAGCACTTCAGATCATAGCTAACTATCAGATCTGCTCCACTGACTTCCACTGGGAGGTCTTCAGCAGGTTCCTTTTTAAAGGAACAAGGTCaaaggacttcgctggtggtccaatggttaaggctctggacttccactgcagggtgcacaggttccatctctggtcccaCATGATCCCACATGATCCCACATTCCTCGTAGCAtcaccaaaaaatttaaaaatgaagggaaaaggcCAGAGTTGACCTACATCATGAACCATGTCAGTTTTCTGATGAGCTTCCAGTCCTTCCCATTTCCACATCCTATTTTCAGTCTTGTCCCAAgacctggtggcccagacagtacgTGTCATGAGGCTGTACCCTGAGGAAGAcataatactggactgggttgctgtcccttcctccaggggatctccccaacccaggaattaaacccgtatctctggtgtctcctgcattgcaggcaagttctttacccactgagccacctgggaagcccatattccatttatagttattatagagTATTTGCTATGTTTCCCATGTTGTATAacatatccttatagcttattttatactcaatagtttgtacctcttaatcccctatccCTATATTATTGAGTGACTTTCGGCaagttaaatatttcttgaacttTGGTTTCCTCACTTATAAAATAGGAACCAAAAAAATGCTACCTCACAGAGtctttatgaagattaaatgaaattagTTATGAGGTTAGATATTTAAAATGCTATAGAAATATCTgtagctaaaaaaataaaataaaagatttctcTTCTATAGTATAGAAGTCAGTTTTCTGGTTTCCCTCCAGATATGAGTTCTGATAAGAGTACAAATTCTATAGAGAAACAACTGGTCACACAGAAAAATAATTAGGATATTCTGAAAATTTCATTCATGATGATCTGGTTTTGAAAGAAGAGCTAGTTTCATCTTCATATGAGGAGTATCCTTAAGAATCTTATTATGATTATCACATCTTAGGGGGAAAAGAAGCAAAGGTCTCACTGGATATGCTTTCTTTGAAGGTTACACTTTGATTTAGTAAATTATAGATAGTTGTGTATTGTCAGTCATACCTAGCCAGAAGAAGGGTTTATTCCTTATATTTCTCTAGAATAAAAACAGATGAGTACACAATTATTAAACTCCCGTCTCTATCTTAAAAGGAGATATGTTCATAATATTTTAATCTTAACATTTGAGATGACAACTTTGGGGACATTAAACCAATGGGAGATTTGGCCCTTTTCTTATGAAAAGGTGACTGGAGGTTGTGAAGGATGTGACGCAAAAAGTGGTATTTACATTAGCCAAGTTCTCTACTTCTTACCCAAATAAGAATTACAAGAGAGACTCAGGAAAACCAAGCTAATTCAACAGATTATGATTGACACCATATTTATCACCACCCATACGCAACTATGTGTGGAAAATTCTCTGACTTTGAGGGTGGACTGCCCAAGAGAGATCTCTTTAATGCTGTCTCTTTAATGGATAGATCTGAGAATTGCCCTGTAGGATTGCATGCTCTTCTCAAAGGACATATGTACCATCTATTGTAATGACATCATCGCTATGAGCTGTGAGAGACAAAGGCATATGTACAGAGTCCACAGCCTTTGTTCATTATTCTCAATAAACAAACTTGTCTAAAGATTTCCCTGGAATTGAGTTGATAGACCTAAACAAGTAAGATAGGAAAAAGTATCCCCATAAGGTCTTTGATTCCTCTAtcacatataaataaaacatgtttttgtAAGTCTTATGTAAACTCCAAAATACAATAAGCTCTATGTGGGAATAGAACATATGGTAAACATAAGTCATGAAGCTGGTAGGATAATTTTCATCTTATCTCCTGTTGACATTGTTTAGTGTCCTACACTCCAACCTGTTACTAAAGCCTTTGTTCTGCAGCACCCAGTCCAAGACAATACAGTTTTTCTATGTCCACATAAAATTGAGGAGCACTTTATCAATTGGGCATAGATAGGGTGTTGTCAAGCCCCTCAAAAACTCTTCTGCCTCAGGCCTCCTGTGCCAACTGAGATCAACCTCTGCCACCATAGAACCCCTGGTTAGAAGAGGAGCCCCAAATGAAAATGAGAGGCTCAACTGGGCAGAAGAGATCGCCCTGGGGCAGGAGTGGGATGCTTTTAGAGACAAATTtga from Dama dama isolate Ldn47 chromosome 20, ASM3311817v1, whole genome shotgun sequence carries:
- the LOC133040073 gene encoding mucosal pentraxin-like, which encodes MEKLLLAVLLFAFLPEGMPQKDLGGKVFIFPEQSDTAYVTLIPRVRKPLRSFTLCLKAFTDLTRTYSLFSYSTKSRDNELRLFASKKGEYELCIGNAKVVFKVPHLRHGPVHLCVSWESISGIAELWVNSKPVGRKGLRKGYTLGGDAKIILGQEQDSFGGSFHAKQSFVGEIWDVYLWDRVVSLKNFCPTCYNGNILNWRALTYQARGYVVVKPRLKA